One segment of Rhodopirellula baltica SH 1 DNA contains the following:
- a CDS encoding Tll0287-like domain-containing protein, with amino-acid sequence MFFRFKPNAFLFSLLCLLIATSTGCGSGANASATPSEPAEPGIPYKKFADAVHAVMMADRTVYASKVVTRLKKQDAPVTPSEYWEDEEHTIPLPAQMFRMGSELVFDNPEAGFTYALKSKWPLNEQNKPKSELEITALDFIAENPTENFYGEEELGGEKYFVAAYADKAVAEACWSCHNDHPNRGDDYPEFVKDDVMGGVIVRVPMK; translated from the coding sequence ATGTTTTTCAGATTCAAACCCAACGCTTTCCTTTTCAGTCTGCTTTGCCTGCTCATCGCGACCTCCACCGGATGCGGCAGTGGTGCAAACGCTTCGGCAACACCATCGGAGCCAGCCGAACCGGGCATCCCGTACAAGAAGTTTGCCGATGCGGTGCATGCGGTGATGATGGCCGATCGCACGGTTTATGCATCAAAGGTGGTCACGCGGTTGAAAAAGCAAGATGCCCCGGTGACGCCCAGTGAGTACTGGGAGGACGAAGAGCACACGATTCCATTGCCGGCACAAATGTTTCGAATGGGGTCGGAGTTAGTGTTCGACAATCCCGAGGCCGGATTCACTTATGCACTCAAAAGCAAATGGCCTCTCAACGAACAGAACAAACCAAAGAGCGAACTCGAGATCACCGCGTTGGACTTCATCGCTGAGAATCCAACCGAAAACTTCTACGGCGAAGAAGAACTGGGTGGTGAGAAGTACTTCGTCGCCGCCTATGCCGACAAAGCCGTCGCGGAAGCATGTTGGAGTTGCCACAACGATCACCCCAATCGAGGCGATGACTATCCGGAGTTTGTCAAAGACGATGTCATGGGCGGCGTCATTGTTCGAGTGCCCATGAAGTAG
- a CDS encoding globin family protein gives MDETNQIILVGISFPIHFKITDSKSTLDMTPEQVTLVKESWEKVKPISEQAAELFYGRLFTLDPSLRSLFKGDMSEQGKKLMSTITLAVTSLDRLETILPTVQALGRKHAVEYEVPDSSYATVGEALIWTLGQGLGDDFTEDVKEAWLLTYTTLSGAMLSGKSTAA, from the coding sequence TTGGATGAAACGAACCAGATCATTCTCGTGGGAATCTCGTTCCCAATTCATTTCAAAATCACTGATTCAAAGAGCACACTCGACATGACTCCAGAACAAGTCACTCTCGTCAAAGAAAGTTGGGAAAAGGTCAAGCCGATTTCAGAGCAGGCCGCGGAGCTGTTTTACGGAAGGTTGTTCACGCTCGATCCGAGCCTCCGGTCCTTGTTCAAAGGCGACATGAGCGAACAAGGCAAGAAGCTGATGAGCACGATCACGCTGGCGGTGACTTCACTCGATCGACTCGAAACGATTTTGCCGACCGTTCAAGCATTGGGTCGGAAGCACGCGGTCGAATACGAGGTGCCTGATTCCAGCTATGCAACGGTCGGCGAAGCATTGATTTGGACGCTCGGGCAAGGCCTCGGTGACGACTTTACCGAGGACGTGAAGGAGGCTTGGTTGTTGACCTACACCACACTATCGGGCGCGATGCTGAGCGGCAAATCCACGGCGGCATAA